The following is a genomic window from Penaeus chinensis breed Huanghai No. 1 chromosome 38, ASM1920278v2, whole genome shotgun sequence.
TCCCTAAttttgacgtatatatggaaggaagaggggcCATCACtggtttatagagcagtttgagagtgaatactgatTCGACAACACatacataaggaccgatctgaggacttctgttaaaggccttgactgttcccgctatgcatatgtatcatatatattcatgtatagatgtagatacatgcCCATGTATATTGTTGTTTACTTTAAGCAATAGGATGTAATGACATTCTTagcaaacagtaaaatgtattttttctgtagttgtaatattataagtactggtAAAAACTTGTAAGTGAACTTGAATCGAATTGTGACAGTggcaatgattattattgtactcATTTATAATTGAGATTGTATTGATTACAGTTCTGACCGTATTCCATTAAATAGTGAAGTGAGTATGATGCactggtatcagtcaccttgaatTGCCACAAATAATCTAAGTGCGTAGAATGGCGCttacactctccctttccctcttcctccctttgcctCAATATTTATCTTTGAGTCTCTTGCAattctctctttattctgaatctacatttgtttttatatttgtgataATTGAGGATGTTTTGCGTTTTAATTTGCGCACGTGTTAGCAGAGAATGCTCTGCGGACATTATCAATACAAGGTGGTTTATCCTATTGTGGAAAAGTTTTTATTGCCCTCAAAATAGTGATCTGCCCTCCACCATATATCAAGACAAGACATGGATTGTTTTTCGCAAAGTGGAACTAGTGGACCTGTTCAGGGGATATGTAATTTCATAGGGTCATCCGAGTTGCGAAACTGTCACAGATAGGATATACGCTAAAATTACAAGAGTTTTGATGAATATTGAAGATTTCCAGACAAAATGGTTAACGTAAAAGTTTTCCATCAGTGTTCGAATATTATTTTGCTGATCTGCCCGCCTCTCGCAGCTGATTGACGAGAAAGGCAGCGCCATGGACAACGACTTCAAACAGATGAACCCCGTGGGATTTCAGCACAGCCCCTACGTCCCTCAGCCAGCTCCCTCGCCCGTCCTGATAGTGGCTCCTCCTGCTCCAGTAGCGCCTCAgcagacggtggtggtggtgggctcTAACGCTCTCCCGCCCGGCGTCTGCACCGTCTGCAGGGTGAGTCGTCGTGCGTAGTGTTCCTCGAGCGTGACTTGGATTCAGGATTATTACACCCATGAATAAAGTACAAGATCCCGCCTTTATTACAGACTTTGATCAATGCCAGACTAACCGCATATAAGGGTTGAAACAACTTGTGCAAATGAGAGAGGCTGAGTATGCTAATTAAATGGCAGTGTGAATCAGCATACATAGTCTTTCCTCTTTTGCAGGGTATTAGATATCATACGTGAACATTAAAAGTATTTTGTTACAGCTGTCTGAGGATAAATAAAAACCTATTGTCATGCACGTTTCCCAATTTAATGCCAAACGACAGGTTGCGAATGTGTCCTAAAAGTCCCTTTCTGCTGTTCAGGTGGGCAAGATCAAAGATACTGCATCGTGCTGCACTTGGCTCTGTTGCTGCATTTTGCTTCCGTTCGGCCTGATCCCCGGCATTATTGCCTTCTGCTGCTGCTACCGCCACCCCAAGTGCAGCCACTGTGGATACATCATTGACTAAGCTGCCGCTGCTGCAGCGGCGCGGGGCTACGACGGCTGGGCGGCCGCCTCGCCTCCGGACTGCCTAAGGCCACTCTGGCTTTAGGACAAACGATCAAGACTAATTTACTTCAGAAATAATTCTGGGAAAGTGCTTCAGGCGTATAAggtttaaaataatttttttttttacatctaccTTGTGACTCCACATAATACAATTATCAAGAACTTTCTTCTCTAGAAGTTTCTTATggtggtaataaaaaaaatatttacctcaTAAGTCACTTCAGTTTcataagattaaaaataaactATATTCGTGACAtgaaatttgttttgatttttggcAGAGTTGGCTACTGTCCTCGATAACTGCGTTATAAAGCGAGGATTTTGATTTTGGCTCTTATAGCCCTTTGACGGGAATGCGTTTCCGGGATTTCCTGGCATAAATATATGGAAGGCtctaaacgaaacgaaaagatgaATTTTCCTCTACGacttatgaataaaataatagcagTTCTTTGGTCTTTATCTGATTCTTTCAACTTCTGCTCTACCTGCGCGGCGTTTCAGACGGAAATCCGTTACTTGCTTTAGTGCTTGAAAATAAACTACATTATGTGCATTCTCTGTAAATTATGTAAGGCTCACGTCGGAACATGTGAACGTAGAATTTAGAGGGATGTACACAAATGTATGATTGTATgccaaaatgcaaataaaaaaagacatctTGAAAAGAAACATTTTGTCTATTAACAGAAACAATTATCGAACAGCAATTCATATTAGCTTTAAACGCGAAAACTGTGGTTTAAAGACCGCCGGGTGTTAAGTGATGAATAGTTAGTATTCGTGCACTTCGATTGTGTTCAAATGATGAAGCAATAACCCTTCCTACAACAAATCACAAGGAATGCTCAGTTAACACAACATAAATATCTAAAACATTCATATCTGACGCGTGGATACGAAAAATAAAATGTTCAACTCAAAGTTGGTAAGAAAAGGAACAGCCAGTATGACGCGCACATCTGTGTGTTCGCTACAAAGCTCACACGGAGGGCCGATACTTCCTCTGATACTTCCTCTGTTAAGCGAAGGTTCCTTGCAGGTAAAACGTAGGGGTGAATGCTGGGAATATCTTCGCTTAACCGATTCGGTGTCGAcggattcctctctctccctccactaccCAAGTGTCTAGAGATCCTGCCGCGGAAATACCCCCAAATACCCCTATTTTTTTACTCGAAAGCAGGGGAGAGCATACAAGGaaaattgcagggtaaaatatAAGTAACATATCAGTCAATATGTAGTTTAATGCAATGAGCTGCAACCCCCCATGGGATGCTACTGCCCCAACCCCTGCTCTGGTCAACAAAGAATTCACAATATATGAAGGCTCTTGCAATAGGCAAAATAGTGACGGATTGtgtgtattattcatatttcacCTTTCAACATCCTTGCTTCCTCCCATGCCCTTCCCTGCTGTCGGAcctaaagatgttttttttttttttttttttttttttttttgggggggggggtgcaaatgcCCCACACAAATGGGCtctagagggtgagaggaatacATCGATGCCAATATCGTCGTGATCGGTCATGCGAAGGTAGTCTATAGTAGGTTGCCTTTTGCGTAGGTAAACGCACTGTACGGAGTTTCTTTCATTTGATAAAAACGGTCGCAAACTGGACGCCGGAAGAGTTCAGTCAGCTTGGATCGCTACAGGTAGATCATGAGGGTTCGCATGACCTGACCtcgaagaacaagagaaagaagaaagataaatataaggaaaaggaattataaaagagagaagggctTGACCCAGCATGGTCAGCATTTCAAGAGGAAAGGCAGACTTGACCTGACTGCATTGCTGTATCTAAGGAAGGTTGAGCGTTGTAGATGTCGCCACCAGACGATCATTTGTTAATCCTCTGTCTGGTTTGTTAGCCCACACATAGATGTCGCTACCAGACGGCTACTCTGTCTGGTTTGTTAGCCCACACATAGATGTCGCTACCAGACGGCTACTTGTTAATCCTCTGCCTGGTTTGTTAGCCCACACATAGATGTCGCTACCTGCTAATGCTTTGTTTGGTAAAAATCTGGCAGGTCTATAAACAATAAGTTAAATGTTTGATTAATGTTATTCATGTGAGGAATTCTTAAATTTTACTGACATTGCATgagtattgtatgcatatatagacaaatagtaaGATAACAATGTATCCTATTTAACAGCGCATGtgctttaaaaatgtatatacatacatacatatatatacacacacactaaggcacactcacaaacacacacacacacacacacgcgcgcgcgcgtgcacagatatatgaatatatatatatatatatatatatatatatatatatatatatatatatgtataagtatacacacatctataaacatacacacacacacacacacacacacacacacacacacacacacacacacacacacacacacacatatatatatatatatatatgtatgtataagtatacacacatctataaacatacacacacacacgcacacacacacacacacacacacacacacacacacacacacacatatatatatatatatgtatgtatatatataagtatacacacatatgtaaatacacacacacacacgcacacgcacacgcacacacacgcacacacacacacacacacacacacacacacacacacacacacacacacacacacacacacatatatacatatatatatacatatatatacatatatatacatatatatatatatatatatatatatatatatatacaggcgttGAATTGCTTGCTCGCTGAGGAAtttcatttgtacacacacatataaatgcatcagtatatatatatgtgtgtgtgtgtgtgtatatatatatatatatatatatatatatctgtgtgtgtgtataaacatatatatacatatatatatatatatatatatatttatatatatatatatatatatatgtgtgtatgtgtgtgtgtgtgtgtgtgtgtatatatatatgtgtgtgtgtgtgtatatatatatgtgtgtgtgtgtgtgtgtgtgtgtgtgtgtgtatgtgtatgtatatatatatatatatatttatatatatatatatatgtgtgtatatatgatatatatatgatatatatatgtatatatatatacacattattgtgTATGCATTgtttttctgccatatatatgtatatgtataatatatgtatatgtttatgtatatgtatatgtataatatatgaatatgtttatgtatatgtatatgtataatatatgtatatgtttatgtatatgtatatgtataatatatatatgtgtgtgtttatatttaatttCACCAATAAATTCATTCTGGAATTTCTTCCTATTATAAATGCTAACTCTAGTTCTCTTACTAAAAAATCTCCCTTTATGagatttctctattttctctgtgACACAATTCCTTCACTATGATGCCATCTCATTTTCAATGAAATTCGACACATCTTACTATTATTCATGAAGTTAAATTCCCGATGGTATAAGACTGTGGGGCCAGAGTCTGTGGCCGCTGGTATGTCACTGTTCAAAGTTAATGTTTTCCTTAACTAGTGTATGCCAGTCCATTCTCTTTTTTAATAattccgtgtctgtgtgtgtgcgtgtatgtaccgttcccgcgaccaaagcaaggtcggtgacccattcTGCATGACCTTCACTTGCCTCCAAGCTCCTTGCCCATACACACCTTTTTGTAAGTACTGCTAATGTATTGGCATATGcaatacttttgttttgtttaatttcatGAAAACGATAGCTCTGGTATAATTTAGTTTGtgatataatgatgctaatggtggTGGCTCTTAAAATTTAAAGTCCCCACTTTTATGAAGGTGAAACGTGTAATCAACGCCCAATCACCTTTTCAAGATGGCCATCTCACCAGCAAACCAGTTGTCTCGGAAGAAACCGCCTGTGTCAGCCCAAAGTCCTTCTTGCAGATGCAGACTTATTGCTATTTGTTTACCACGTATGAACTGTAAATATGTTGGTGAAATGTGTTCTGAGAATAGAATTATCCTGGAGAAATTCCCACTCATCTAAGGACCATACTGaactaaaagaggaagaaatgcatC
Proteins encoded in this region:
- the LOC125046099 gene encoding brain protein I3-like isoform X2, with translation MDNDFKQMNPVGFQHSPYVPQPAPSPVLIVAPPAPVAPQQTVVVVGSNALPPGVCTVCRVGKIKDTASCCTWLCCCILLPFGLIPGIIAFCCCYRHPKCSHCGYIID
- the LOC125046099 gene encoding brain protein I3-like isoform X1, whose product is MTQMKFSNACDKRNKIRYEAFGNLQARRTATSALTRERLQSSIRLIDEKGSAMDNDFKQMNPVGFQHSPYVPQPAPSPVLIVAPPAPVAPQQTVVVVGSNALPPGVCTVCRVGKIKDTASCCTWLCCCILLPFGLIPGIIAFCCCYRHPKCSHCGYIID